A window of the Halobacterium hubeiense genome harbors these coding sequences:
- a CDS encoding S1C family serine protease, with protein sequence MSDSSVGRRRFLELCGASTLAALAGCSSSAPQDGSTAIDDAPQSTAEQAESGLDSPYAKLYREVIDSVVLVRAGNSQGTGFVYDDSHVVTNAHVVGRASEASVRFSEGDWSTGPVAGTDPHSDLAVVELESLPDAATSLPFADSEPVVGQEVVAIGNPYNLNGSATTGVVSGTDRLIPSPTGYRIPDAIQTDAAVNPGNSGGPLMSLDGSVVAVINSGGGENIAFGISAALTRRVVPELVQSGDYDHAYVGASFTNVTPQIAAANDLDEPQGLLVVDVASDGPATGVLQPSEPAYVDGRSLPVGGDVLLEIDGTTVPTPEDLWSYLALETRPGDVVELALLREGGRETVELELGTRPATRY encoded by the coding sequence ATGTCGGACTCGTCAGTCGGTCGCCGTCGCTTCCTCGAACTCTGTGGCGCCAGCACACTCGCAGCGCTCGCCGGCTGCTCGTCGTCCGCGCCGCAGGACGGGAGTACGGCAATCGACGACGCACCACAGTCGACGGCCGAACAGGCCGAATCCGGGCTGGACAGCCCGTACGCGAAGCTCTACCGAGAGGTCATCGACTCCGTCGTCCTCGTTCGCGCCGGCAACAGTCAGGGCACCGGGTTCGTGTACGACGACAGCCACGTCGTCACGAACGCCCACGTCGTCGGCCGGGCGAGCGAGGCCTCGGTCCGGTTCAGCGAGGGCGACTGGAGCACGGGCCCGGTCGCGGGCACCGACCCGCACAGCGACCTCGCGGTCGTCGAACTGGAGTCGCTGCCGGACGCCGCGACGTCGCTTCCGTTCGCGGACAGCGAGCCCGTCGTCGGGCAGGAAGTCGTCGCCATCGGCAACCCCTACAACTTGAACGGCTCGGCGACCACGGGCGTCGTCTCCGGCACGGACCGCCTCATCCCGTCGCCGACCGGCTACCGGATTCCCGACGCCATCCAGACCGACGCCGCCGTCAACCCCGGGAACAGCGGCGGCCCGCTGATGTCGCTGGACGGGTCGGTGGTCGCGGTCATCAACTCGGGCGGCGGGGAGAACATCGCGTTCGGCATCTCAGCGGCGCTCACTCGGCGCGTCGTCCCCGAGCTCGTCCAGTCCGGCGACTACGACCACGCGTACGTGGGCGCGTCGTTCACGAACGTCACGCCCCAGATTGCCGCCGCGAACGACCTCGACGAGCCGCAGGGCTTGCTCGTCGTGGACGTCGCCTCGGACGGCCCCGCCACCGGCGTCCTCCAGCCCTCGGAGCCGGCGTACGTGGACGGCCGGTCGCTCCCGGTCGGCGGCGACGTCCTCCTCGAAATCGACGGCACGACCGTGCCGACGCCCGAGGACCTCTGGAGCTACCTCGCGCTCGAAACCCGGCCCGGCGACGTCGTCGAACTCGCGCTGCTGCGCGAGGGCGGCCGAGAGACGGTCGAACTCGAACTCGGGACGCGGCCGGCGACCCGGTACTGA
- a CDS encoding NAD(P)/FAD-dependent oxidoreductase, which translates to MIAIVGGGIAGLAAARRLQGHGHDVRVFEASEQVGGLAATTETAGDPIETFYHHLSASEETIVELLDELGLGDDLQWPIGKNAYYVDGTVHPMDKPWEILAFPHWSLYDKFRLGMLTLDVDVRGGVPSFDTYDDLEDFEDVPVKEFCIEHTTRNVYETFFEPLLEAKFGERMEDVSAAWLLGRIKFRGERDLLRGEPLGYLDGGFGRLNDALVEDVGRENIDTNARVTNVGTADGELQTVTVEHAPDEDGFTNVETVEADAVVVAAMPNVLEELTGYECEITFQGTVCSIISMDRSLTDTYWLNIADDAPFGALIEHTNFVPPERYGGEHLLYVPKYIQSPEDPVWQMSDEEVAQHWLDGIEDLFPEFDRSHVNWVSTARNPRTAPVYERGYLDMVIPYHLDGEVADGVYYAGMASRAQYPERSLNGGIVAGYECADRIAGEK; encoded by the coding sequence ATGATTGCCATCGTCGGCGGCGGCATCGCGGGACTGGCCGCCGCGCGCCGGCTGCAGGGCCACGGCCACGACGTGCGCGTCTTCGAGGCCTCCGAGCAGGTGGGGGGTCTCGCGGCGACCACCGAGACGGCCGGCGACCCCATCGAGACGTTCTACCACCACCTCTCCGCCAGCGAGGAGACCATCGTCGAGTTGCTCGACGAGTTGGGGCTCGGCGACGACCTCCAGTGGCCCATCGGGAAGAACGCCTACTACGTGGACGGCACGGTCCACCCGATGGACAAGCCGTGGGAGATTCTCGCGTTTCCGCACTGGAGCCTCTACGACAAGTTCCGGCTCGGGATGCTCACGCTCGACGTGGACGTGCGCGGCGGCGTCCCCTCCTTCGACACGTACGACGACCTCGAAGACTTCGAGGACGTGCCGGTCAAGGAGTTCTGCATCGAGCACACCACGCGCAACGTCTACGAGACGTTCTTCGAACCGCTCCTCGAAGCGAAGTTCGGCGAGCGCATGGAGGACGTCTCCGCGGCGTGGCTGCTCGGCCGCATCAAGTTCCGCGGGGAGCGCGACCTCCTGCGCGGCGAGCCGCTGGGCTACCTCGACGGCGGTTTCGGGCGCTTGAACGACGCGCTCGTCGAGGACGTCGGCCGCGAGAACATCGACACGAACGCGCGCGTGACGAACGTCGGCACCGCCGACGGCGAACTCCAGACGGTGACCGTCGAACACGCGCCCGACGAGGACGGCTTCACGAACGTCGAGACCGTCGAGGCGGACGCCGTCGTCGTCGCCGCGATGCCGAACGTCCTCGAGGAACTCACCGGCTACGAGTGCGAGATTACGTTCCAGGGGACGGTCTGCTCCATTATCAGCATGGACCGCTCGCTGACCGACACGTACTGGCTGAACATTGCCGACGACGCCCCCTTCGGCGCGCTCATCGAGCACACGAACTTCGTGCCGCCCGAGCGCTACGGTGGCGAACACCTGCTGTACGTCCCCAAGTACATCCAGAGCCCCGAGGACCCGGTCTGGCAGATGAGCGACGAGGAGGTCGCCCAGCACTGGCTCGACGGCATCGAGGACCTCTTCCCCGAGTTCGACCGCTCGCACGTCAACTGGGTCTCCACCGCGCGCAACCCCCGGACGGCGCCCGTCTACGAGCGTGGCTACCTCGACATGGTGATTCCGTACCACCTCGACGGCGAGGTCGCCGACGGCGTCTACTACGCGGGGATGGCCTCCCGGGCGCAGTACCCCGAGCGCTCGCTGAACGGCGGTATCGTCGCAGGGTACGAATGCGCGGACCGCATCGCCGGCGAGAAGTGA